From Halarcobacter mediterraneus:
GTTTTACAATTATTTTTTGGAAATTTTTTACAATCCCAAGAAAAAGAGCAATGATAGAAAAAATAAAAACAAAAATTAATAAACATAATCTTGCAACTTTAGAAATACAAATTGAATATGAAGTAAAAAGATTAGAAAGTGGACTAACTTATATTAAAAATATTGCTTCTGTTGCACCTTTACTTGGTCTTTTAGGGACAGTTTATGGTGTTTATCAATCATTTGAAGCAATTACACAAAAAGGTTTAGGCGATCCAACTATTTTTTCTAGTGGTATTTCTATTGCACTTATTACAACTATTGCAGGACTTATTGTAGCTATTCCTCATCATATCGCATATAATCATTTCATTTCACTTATTGATGCAATAGAATTAAAAGCAAAAAAAGAAATTATAGGTGAAGAATGAAACGAAGAGAGCACTTAGGAATAGACTTAACACCTATTATTGATGTTGTTTTTATTCTTCTAATATTTTTTATTGTTACTTCAGTATTCAAAAAAGATGAACTTGCTCTTATGCTTGATTTACCTGAAGCAGATGCAAAGGCTACAAAAATTGATGAAGACCAAGTTTTTATAGAAGTAAATAGAAACAAACTTGCCATAAAAGGGATTGAAGTATCTTTTGAATCACTTGAAGATAATTTAAAAGAAATCAAAAATAATAAAAAACCTATAATAATTAGAATTGATAAAAAAGTTGAATATGAAAGAGTTGTAAAAATTTTAGATTTACTTCAAAAATATAATTTAAATAACTTAGCCCTTGTTACAAGGGAAGAATAAAGTATAAAAATTAATTTTCTAAACTTTTATACTCTTCTATACTCTTCATCACTAAAAATTCTTGATTTTGTAAGAAATTGGTATCCTTCATCAATTTCCAAAGAAAAAGAGTTTCCAAAAGCACCTTGTTCTTTTTTTACATCAACTATTATCTGAGAGTGTCTAAAATACTCAAATTGTTCGTGGTCAATAAAAAATTCACAATTACAGATTTCTCCCAATTTCACATTTCTACTTGGTACATAAAAATCTGTTTTTTCATAACACATGGGAGCAGTACCATCACAACATCCTCCACTTTGGTTAAAAACAAGTTCTCCATGTTTTTCTTTTAATAACTCAATTACTTTTTTTGCTTCATCAGTTGCAATTACTCTTTTTATTTTCATTTCATATCCTTTAAAAATATAAGGCTGGGGATAGCTAGGAAAGATTAGGAAAGGAGTACTTCCCCAGCCCAAATATTATATTTTAACTATCTATTAAAAAAATCCTAAAGCATTTTTACTGTAAGAAGTTAAGATATTTTTTGTATGTCTATAAGAATTTAACATCATCATATGAGTTTCTCTACCAATACCTGATTTTTTATATCCACCAAATGAAGCATGAGAAGGATATAAGTGGTAACAATTTACCCAAACTCTACCTGCTTCAATTGCTCTACTTACTTTATGTAATTGATGCGCATCCCTTGACCATACACCAGAACCAAGTCCATAAATAGTATCATTTGCAATTTCTATTGCTTCTTCTTCATCTTTAAAAGTTGTTACAGCTAGAACTGGTCCAAAAATTTCTTCTTGGAATATTCTCATTTTATTATGACCTTTAAAGATTGTAGGTTTAATATAATATCCATTTGGATGTTTAGCTGATTCATAAGCTTCACCACCGATTAGACACTCAGCACCTTCTTCTTTACCAATTTTAATATATTCTAAAATCTTTTCTTTTTGACTTTGAGAACACTGAGCACCCATCATATTTTCAGTATCCAAAGGATCACCTAATTTAATTGCTTCGATTCTTTCTAATACTCTTTTCATAAATGGTTCATAAATTGATTCTTGAATTAAGGCTCTTGATGGGCAAGTACAAACTTCCCCTGAGTTAAATGCAAATAAAACTAAACCTTCAATTGCTTTATCAAAAAACTCATCGTCTGCATCCATAATTGACTCAAAGAATACATTTGGAGATTTTCCACCAAGCTCTAAAGTAGAAGGAATAATATTTTCAGTTGCATATTGCATAATTAACTGACCTGTAGTAGTTTCACCAGTAAATCCTACTTTTTTTACATCTGGGTGTGTTGATAAATATTTACCTATTTTTCCACCTGAACCATTAATAATATTTACAACACCTTTTGGAAGAACATCTTGAATAGTTTCCATTAATAAAAGAATTGATTTTGGAGTAGCTGATGCTGGTTTCATAACTACACAATTTCCAGCAGCTAATGCAGGAGCCAATTTCCAAGCAGCCATTAATAATGGGAAGTTCCAAGGAATAATTTGTGCAACAACTCCATATGGCTCATAAATTTCTTGTGATACTGTAGTTTCATCTAAATCAGAAACAGTACCTGACTCTGCTCTAATTACTGAAGCAAAATATCTAAAGTGATCAACAACTAAAGGAACATCTGCATTTAAAGTTTCTCTTACTGTTTTACCATTATCTAATGTTTCAGCAATAGCTAAAGCTTCAAGATTTGCTTCAATTGCATCTGCAACTTTATTTAGCATTGTACTTCTTTCTATTACTGAAGTTTTTTTATAAGATTCAAAAGCAGTTTTTGCTGCTTGAACAGCTAATTCAACATCTTCTTCATTTGACCTTGGGATTCTTGTTAAAACATCTCCATCAACAGGAGATACATTATCAAAATATTCACCACTTTTTGGAGCAACCCACTCCCCACCAATAAAGTTCTCATACTGAGGTTTGAAATTTGGTTTATTAAATACCATTTTTTTTCCTTTTAATGTTAATTTAAAACATGAAAAATTTTGTAAGCCAAACTTTTTCTGTAATGAAATTCTACTTTAATTTTATAGCCTCAATATAGCCAATTTTATAGCATGAATATAGCGAAGTATTTTTGTCAACAAAAGCCTTATTCTGTGGGTATAGTAGCATTAACATAGCATTGAAAATTTCTTCCTTTTTTTGTAAATTTTCATTTTATTTTATGCTACAATTATAAGATGAAAACTTACAATTATATATATCAAAATAATCAATTTCAAAATGAAATAGATTATTCTTTATTTAAAAATAAAAAAAATATACTTATACAAATTTTTTGTGGTCAAAACATAAGTACTTTGGAGTATATTACTAATTTATTAAATAAACATCTTCCCCAAGCCATTTGTATTGGTTCTACAACAGATGGAGAAATAAAAGATAATAACGTTTCAACTTTAGGAACAATGGTAGCTATTTCTGTTTTTGAAAATACTACTTTAAAAATATCAATAAAAAATAGTGAGAATTCTTTTGAAAATGGTTATGAAATTGCAAAAGACATTATTACAGATAATACAAAATTAATTATTACTTTTACAGATAGTACTTCTACAAATGGAGAGGATTATTTAAAAGGAATTAGTTCTTTTAATAATTCAATTATGGTTTGTGGAGGAATGGCAGGAGACAATGGAAAATTTTCAAAAACTTATATTAGTGCAGGAAAAACAATAATTGATAAAGGAGCTGTTGCAGTTTCATTAAACTCTGATATTTTACAAGTTAAAAATGATATAAAACATGGTTGGTCTCCTATAGGTATAGAACATACAATTGATAAGATTGAAGGTAATAGAATTTATAGAATATCAGGTATGAAAGCAATTGACTTTTATAAAAAATATTTAGGAAATGGTAACTTACATACTTTTACAGAATTTCCATTAATGATTAAAAAAGCAGGTATATCAATAGCAAGAGCAGCTGTCACAAGATATCCAGATGGAAGCTTAGGTTGTGGTGGTGGATTAAGAGAAGGAGATAAGGTAAGATTAGGTATTGCTGATGCTGAACTAATTATTAATACTCCTTTTAAATATTTAGAAGATATAGACTCTCACCCTACTGAGAGTTTTTTTATTTATTCTTGTATGGCAAGGCGTAGGTATATGCAAAAGCTTACTTTACTAGAAATTGAACCTTTCACTTCAATAGCTACTACTTCAGGTTTTTTTACAAATGCCGAGTTTTTCCATGAAAACAACAAAAATGAATTAATGAATCAAACAATTACCTTAGTTGGTCTTTCTGAAAACCCTCAATCAGTTGAAAAACCTATACTATCTAACAATATTAGTAATACTCAGGATATTTCTTATGCAAAAACAATTCAAGCTTTAACTAGCCTAATTCAACAAAGTGCAAAAGATCAAAATGAACAGGCAATTGCCCTACAAAAACAAATTGAATATTCTGAAACTCTTTTAAAAAATCAAAAATTATTTTTAAAACATTCTGTTCATGAAACAAATACTCCTTTATCTGTAATTATGAGTAATATTGATTTACATGAAATGGAATTTGGTAAAAATAAATATCTAGAAAATATTGAAGTTGCTATTAAAAATCTTTTTTCAATTTATGATGATTTAAGTTATCTTGTAAAAAAAGACCAAGTAGAATATAAGGTTTATACTATTGATTTAATTGATTTTGTTAGAAGTAGAGTAAATTTTTTTAGAAATGTTGCTGCAAATATGACTAATTCAAGATTTTTATTTAGAAGTAATAAAGTTAAGGTTTTTATAGATTTTAGTGAGAGTAAACTCCAAAGAATTATTGATAATACCCTTACAAATGCTATTAAGTATTCTTATGAAGGTGAAATAATAAAAGTAGACTTAGAAAGTGAAGGTGAATGTATAAGGTTCTCTGTTTCAAGTAAGTCAAGAAGGATACAAAATCCTAAAAAAATATTTGAAGAATATTACAGAGAAGAACATTCAAAGGATGGTTTTGGACTAGGTTTAAACTTAGTAAAAAGAATTTGTGAAGAAGAAGGTGTTTTAATTAAAGTAAATTCAAATATAGAACAAACAACTTTTTCTTACTCGTTTAAAGGATGTAAATGAAAATATTATTACTTGAAGACGATATTATGTTAAATAAAGCAATTACTCAATACCTTGAATCAACAGGGCATAAAATTATTTCCGTAATTGATGGAAACTCATGTATAGAGTCTCTAAATAATGAAAGTTTTGACCTTTTGGTATTTGATATAAATGTTCCAGATCAAGATGGTTTATCAATTTTGGAAGATTTACACAAACAAAAAAAGATGGTTCCAACTATATTTATTTCTGCACTTATTGATATAGAAGATATCACTAGAGCTTTTGACATTGGCTGCCATGATTACTTAAAAAAACCCTTTCATTTAAAAGAATTAACCCTAAGAATTAATAAAATTTTAAAAACAAGACTTGTACCACAAGAGCATAAAAGACTTTCGGAATCATATAGTTATGATTCAAAAGAAATGATTTTATATTTTAATAAAGAACCTCATATTCTACCTAAAAGGCAAATCCAAATTATAGATTTACTTGCTGCTAATAGAAGTTTAGTTTGTAATTATGATATGTTTAGAGATTATGTCTGGAATGATGATTATATAGATAATGCAACTATTAGAGCTGAAGTAAATAGAGTTAAAAAAGTTTTAAAAGAGGATTTTATTATAAATATTAGAGGTATTGGTTATATGGTTGAAAGACCTATGTAGGTCTTTTAACTAGAAAATTTAATAGAGTTAATTCTATTTCTATAAATAGGCTTTTCACTACTTACTAAAGCTTCTTCTACTTTTTGTAAAACTTTATTATGATAAATTGATTTATCACAAACAGGGTCAGCTTCATGCATATCACCTGTTAAAGCAAAGGCTTGACATCTACAACCCCCAAAATCTTTTTCTTTTTCAGGACAAGTTCTACAAGTAGATTTCATCCATTTATCACCCCTATAATAATTAAAAGCTTCTGATTCTTCCCAAACTTCTTTTATAGAATATTCTTTAACATTTGGAAATTTCAAAGGTAAAGTATTTGCAGTATTACAAGGAAGAGCAACTCCATCAGGGTTTATTGTCAAAAAAGTACTACCCCAACCATTCATACAGGCTTTTGGTCTTGTTGCATAATAATCAGGTACTACAAAAAAAACTTTCATATCTTTTCTTTTTTCTCGATAATAATCAGTTACTTCTTTAGCTTTTTTCAACTGTTCTTCTGTAGGCAAAAGAGCATTTATATTTTTTAAGGCCCATCCATAATATTGAATATTTGCTATTTCTAAATAGTTTGCCCCTAAAGATTCTGCAAATTCAATTATTTCTCCTACCTCAGCTATATTTTGTCTTGTTATACAGCTATTAACAATAAGTTGTAAGCCATTTTTTTTGCACTCTTTTGCAAAAGCTATTTTATCCTTCAAAGCATTTTTATTATTTGTAATTAGCATAGAAGTTTTTTCATTTGCTGATTGGATTGCTAACTGTACAGTTTTTAAACCTGCTTCTTTTAGCTTTTTTACGATACTTAAATCTCTTCCTAATCCAGAGGTTATTAGGTTTGTATAAAACTTTAAATCACTTGCTTTTTTAACTATTTCTAATAAATCTTTATTTAGTAAAGGTTCTCCTCCACTAATCCCTAATTGTACAGCACCCATATTTCTAGCTTCTTGCAAAACTCTAAACCAATCTTCTTTTTTCATAGAATCTTGTGTTTTAGCAAAATCCAATTGATTATAACAATAAGTACACTCTAAAGGACATTTGTGAGTTAACTCAAGAAGTAACCAAAGAGGTGGCTTAATTTTAGTTTCCATAAAACACCCACTTTCTATTTATTGCTTCTTCTAAAAAGGCTACTACATCTTTTTGTAAATCTTTTATATTGAACTTTTTTTCTAAGATATTTGTAATATCAATTGAAGTATTTGTTCCATCACAAAGATTCATTATTTCACCAGCACTTTGATTTAATTGAACCATTCCTTCTGGATATAAAAGTACAAAACACTCTTGCGCTTCTTCATATTGTAATTGAAAATGTTCATTAATTACTAGTAATTTTTCTTTGTGCATGACAATCCTTAATATTAAAGTAAGGTGGTCTTTTTAATTCATATGCTAAATATAAAGCATCGCAAATAGTCCACAAAATATCTAATTTAAATTGTAAAATTTCACAAGCTCTTTCTTGCAACTGTAAAGTATTAAACTCTTCCAAAGTTAAAGATAGTCCATGTTGAACATCTCTTCTTGCTTCACTTAATCTTTTTTGAAAATATCTTAATCCTTTTTGTTCTATCCAAGGATAATTTTTAGGCCAAGTATCAAGTCTTTGTTGATGAATTTGAGGTGCAAACATTTCAGTTAAAGAAGACATAGCAGCTTCTTTCCAAGGAGATTGTTTTGCAAAGTTTACATAAGCATCAACAGCAAATTTAACAGCTGGTAAAACAAATTTATGAGAAAGTAAATCCTCTTTTTTTAAACCAACTGCTTCTCCAAGTTCTAACCAAGCTTCAATTCCTCCACCCACACTATCATGGTCTATAATTCTATCAATCCACTTTCTTCTATCTTCTAACGGTGGATTATTTGACATAATTGCTGCATCTTTAATAGGAATAGCTGTTTGATAATAAAATCTGTTTGCAACCCAACCTTGTATCTCCTCTTTTGAACACTCGCCTTGATACATTCTTATGTGAAAGGGATGATGAATATGATACATTCGTCCCATATCTCTTAATTTTAATTCAAAATCATTTTTATTTAGTACTTTACTCATCTGTTCTCCTTTAGTTTTATATTTCTATACTCATTCCATCATAAGATATCTCTATATCATGGGAGATAAGTTCAGTATATTCTTTACTTGTTTCATCTAAAATTGGATTTGTGTTATTTATATGAATTAATATTTTTCTAGGTTTATCTAAAGTATCTAGTATTTTAATAAGTCCATGTTCTCCAGATAATGGTATATGTCCCATATCTGTTCCAAGTTTTTGTGAAAATCCATTTTTTATCATTTCATCATTTGTCCACAAAGTTCCATCAACTAATAAAATATCAGCTTGAGACATTTCTTTAATAATATGTTTTTCTAAAACTCCTAAACCTGGAAGATAAAAAAGTTTTTTACCTGTAAGTTTATTTTTCACTACTATTCCAATATTATCTCCACTTCTAGGTTTATCTCTATATTTAGAATATGGAGGCGCATTTGAAATAAGAGGAAGTGCATAAAATTCATGATTAGGCATAATAGGAAGTTCAAAAGATTTTGAATTTGGAATAATTTCATTATAAATAGTTCCTCCTCCATCCCAATGCTCTAACATTTTAAATAAAGGGAAAGAAGTATTAAGTTCTTCATTAACTTCTTTAGTACAATAAACTTCATGGGGACAGCCTTCTCGTAGCATCAAAAGTCCAGTAGTATGGTCAATTTGAGCATCTATAAAAATAATTGCTTTAATTTTAGTTTCTCTTGGTTTTGTAGGATGTAAAAAAGATGAATTATGTATTTGTTCCAAAATATCAGGGGAAGTATTAAATAAAACCCAATTTTCACCATCTTCACTAATAGTAATAGAACTTTGAGTTCTTCTTTTTATACTCTTTTTACCTTCTCTATAACCTTTACAATTATTACAATTACAATTAAACTGAGGAAGTCCTCCTCCTGCACTAGAACCTAAAATTTCTATTCTCATTTTTTGTTTCCTTTATTCTTTATAAAAAGTTAAAAAAACCTTTTATAAAAAATAAGTCGGGAGTACCCGACTTATAAATATTTAAAATTAGGGATAAGATTAAAATCGTTTACATTATATATGTTCTTATTCATGACAAATATACATTGTAACTTCAAAACCAAATCTATTATCAACAAATGTAGGTGTTTCCCATTTCATGTTTGTTCCCTCCTTTCAAAGTTTATTTATAAAAGTATATAAAAGAAATATAGCAAGAATATAGGCATTATATTTTTGCTATCTTTTATTATTACCAATCAACTGGACAATTAATACATTTATCCATTAAAACATCTGCAAAATTACCATAATGCAATCTTGCTCCTGTTAAATTTGCTTTATATAAAGAAGAGTTAGGAATTTTAACTTCCTGTAAATTTGCATTTGTGAAGTTTGAACCTGAAAAATCTATACTTCCCATTCTTGCTGCTTCTAAATTAGAAGCTTGAAAATTACAATCTTTCATACTTGCTCCACTCATTCGTGCAAAATTTAAGTTTGCACCATAAAATGATGCTCCATCATACTTTCCACCTTGTCCAAAAAGTGCCCAAGCATTTACTCCATCAAAATTTGCATTATAAGCTTTTGTAGCTCTAATATTTGCATGCCTTAAATCTGCCCTTGCTAAATTCACATTTTCTAAATTAGTCCTACTCATATCTGATTGGTTTAATATTGCATGTCTTAATTTAGCATTTTTAAAATTTGCACCTTTTAATTTAGAATGACTTAAATCAACTCCATCTAAAACTGCACCTTCAAAATTTGCACCCTCTAAATTAGAATCTTTTAAATCCAAGTCTGATAAGTTTTGATTACTCAAATCAACATTAGGACAATTTGTTTTAGGTTCTAACTTACATCCATTTATAGTAGGATAAAGTTCTTCATTAATGTCAGCCTTACAAAAAGAAAAAAACACTAATAATATTAAAATCATATTTTTCATAACTCACCTTTATAAGTAGATAGTAAAACTACTATCTACTTTTTATATAAAACTTATTTTTTTATTTTGAATACCCAGAATGATCCACCCTGAGAAACTGTTTTAGTTAATTTAGCCATGTCTCCACCCCATAAAGGAACAGCTCCACCATAACCACTTGCTAAACCAATGTATTGTTCTCCATCTTCTTCCCAAGTAATTGGGCAAGAGATAATTCCTGAACCAGTTTGGAATTTCCATAACTCTTCACCAGTTTTTGCATCAAATGCTTTTACATAACCTTCACCAGTTCCAGTAAATACAAGTCCACCTTTAGTAGCTAAAACACCAGCCCATAATGGAAGTTTTTCTTTATGAGACCATACAATTTCACCTTTAACAGGATCAACAGCTCTTAAAACACCTACATGGTCATCATAAGTTTTTTTGATTTTAAACCCTTGACCTAAATATGCAGCACCTTTTTTATATTTAATAGGCGTAGTCCAATAGTCTTCTTCCCAATGATTTGCACCAAGATAAAATAATCCTGTATCTTGTGAATATGCCATTGGATTCCAGTTTTTACCACCTAAGAATGGAGGAGCAACTTGAATAGCTTTACCTTTACTTTCTCCTTCTTTTGGAAGAGGTGGATATTGATTTATATCAACTACAGGTCTTCCTGTTTTTTCATCAATATGACTTGCCCAAGTGATTTTATCAACAAAAGGGAATGCTTTTATAAATCTTCTAGCTTGATCTTCTCTTTGATGTTTTGCTTTTTTCATATTTTCTCTATTAATTACATAGAAGAAACCATTTCTATCTGCATGAGCTGTAGCTTTTATAGTTTTTCCATTTTCTACATAATCAAATAAAACTAATTCATTATTACCAGAAAAATCCCAACCATCATTTGGAGTATGTTGGTAGAACCATTTAATATCTCCAGTTGTTGGATCAATTCCAATTTGTCCTGAAGTATATAAACTATCCCAATCTCTTGGATCTCCACCATCAGCAGTTCTTTCCCATGTATTCCATGGTGCAGGATTACCTGTTCCTATAATAATAGTATTTGTTTTTACATCATAACTAGCACTTTGCCAAGGAGCACCACCACCATGACTCCAAGCTGTTTTTTTACCAGTTGGGTTTTTAGGATCATTTGGCCAAGATGGAGCTTTAGGATCTCCTGATGGAGTAGATTTTTTCCCATTTAATCTACCATAATGTCCTTCAACAAGCGGTCTCATCCAAACTTCTTTTCCTGTATCAGGATCTAATGCAAATAATTTACCTAATACACCAAACTCATCTCCAGATGAACCATGTACTAGAAGAACTTTTCCTGTTTTTTTATCTTTTACAATTGTTGGAGCACCAGTCATTGTATAACCATCTTTGTAGCCTCTTTTTGGATTATCATCATATCCAAATCTTTTTTTCCAAACTACTTTTCCAGTATCTTTATTTAAAGCTACAATTCCTGCATCTAGTGTTCCAAAGAATACTTTATCTCCAAAAATTGCAGCACCTCTATTTACAACATCACAACAAGGTCTAATATCCCCTGGTAACCTATGACTATATTCCCAAATTCTTTTTCCTGTTTTTGCATCTAATGCAAATAATCTTGAATAAGAACCCGTTACATAGATTATTCCATCATGAACTAAAGCTTGTGACTCTTGTCCTCTTTGTTTTTCCCCACCAAAAGAATAAC
This genomic window contains:
- a CDS encoding MotA/TolQ/ExbB proton channel family protein; protein product: MDYIEKGGIIVYILIFLNIIGFTIIFWKFFTIPRKRAMIEKIKTKINKHNLATLEIQIEYEVKRLESGLTYIKNIASVAPLLGLLGTVYGVYQSFEAITQKGLGDPTIFSSGISIALITTIAGLIVAIPHHIAYNHFISLIDAIELKAKKEIIGEE
- a CDS encoding ExbD/TolR family protein — translated: MKRREHLGIDLTPIIDVVFILLIFFIVTSVFKKDELALMLDLPEADAKATKIDEDQVFIEVNRNKLAIKGIEVSFESLEDNLKEIKNNKKPIIIRIDKKVEYERVVKILDLLQKYNLNNLALVTREE
- a CDS encoding DUF779 domain-containing protein translates to MKIKRVIATDEAKKVIELLKEKHGELVFNQSGGCCDGTAPMCYEKTDFYVPSRNVKLGEICNCEFFIDHEQFEYFRHSQIIVDVKKEQGAFGNSFSLEIDEGYQFLTKSRIFSDEEYRRV
- a CDS encoding aldehyde dehydrogenase family protein produces the protein MVFNKPNFKPQYENFIGGEWVAPKSGEYFDNVSPVDGDVLTRIPRSNEEDVELAVQAAKTAFESYKKTSVIERSTMLNKVADAIEANLEALAIAETLDNGKTVRETLNADVPLVVDHFRYFASVIRAESGTVSDLDETTVSQEIYEPYGVVAQIIPWNFPLLMAAWKLAPALAAGNCVVMKPASATPKSILLLMETIQDVLPKGVVNIINGSGGKIGKYLSTHPDVKKVGFTGETTTGQLIMQYATENIIPSTLELGGKSPNVFFESIMDADDEFFDKAIEGLVLFAFNSGEVCTCPSRALIQESIYEPFMKRVLERIEAIKLGDPLDTENMMGAQCSQSQKEKILEYIKIGKEEGAECLIGGEAYESAKHPNGYYIKPTIFKGHNKMRIFQEEIFGPVLAVTTFKDEEEAIEIANDTIYGLGSGVWSRDAHQLHKVSRAIEAGRVWVNCYHLYPSHASFGGYKKSGIGRETHMMMLNSYRHTKNILTSYSKNALGFF
- a CDS encoding FIST N-terminal domain-containing protein; the encoded protein is MKTYNYIYQNNQFQNEIDYSLFKNKKNILIQIFCGQNISTLEYITNLLNKHLPQAICIGSTTDGEIKDNNVSTLGTMVAISVFENTTLKISIKNSENSFENGYEIAKDIITDNTKLIITFTDSTSTNGEDYLKGISSFNNSIMVCGGMAGDNGKFSKTYISAGKTIIDKGAVAVSLNSDILQVKNDIKHGWSPIGIEHTIDKIEGNRIYRISGMKAIDFYKKYLGNGNLHTFTEFPLMIKKAGISIARAAVTRYPDGSLGCGGGLREGDKVRLGIADAELIINTPFKYLEDIDSHPTESFFIYSCMARRRYMQKLTLLEIEPFTSIATTSGFFTNAEFFHENNKNELMNQTITLVGLSENPQSVEKPILSNNISNTQDISYAKTIQALTSLIQQSAKDQNEQAIALQKQIEYSETLLKNQKLFLKHSVHETNTPLSVIMSNIDLHEMEFGKNKYLENIEVAIKNLFSIYDDLSYLVKKDQVEYKVYTIDLIDFVRSRVNFFRNVAANMTNSRFLFRSNKVKVFIDFSESKLQRIIDNTLTNAIKYSYEGEIIKVDLESEGECIRFSVSSKSRRIQNPKKIFEEYYREEHSKDGFGLGLNLVKRICEEEGVLIKVNSNIEQTTFSYSFKGCK
- a CDS encoding response regulator transcription factor, translated to MKILLLEDDIMLNKAITQYLESTGHKIISVIDGNSCIESLNNESFDLLVFDINVPDQDGLSILEDLHKQKKMVPTIFISALIDIEDITRAFDIGCHDYLKKPFHLKELTLRINKILKTRLVPQEHKRLSESYSYDSKEMILYFNKEPHILPKRQIQIIDLLAANRSLVCNYDMFRDYVWNDDYIDNATIRAEVNRVKKVLKEDFIINIRGIGYMVERPM
- the pqqE gene encoding pyrroloquinoline quinone biosynthesis protein PqqE, which codes for METKIKPPLWLLLELTHKCPLECTYCYNQLDFAKTQDSMKKEDWFRVLQEARNMGAVQLGISGGEPLLNKDLLEIVKKASDLKFYTNLITSGLGRDLSIVKKLKEAGLKTVQLAIQSANEKTSMLITNNKNALKDKIAFAKECKKNGLQLIVNSCITRQNIAEVGEIIEFAESLGANYLEIANIQYYGWALKNINALLPTEEQLKKAKEVTDYYREKRKDMKVFFVVPDYYATRPKACMNGWGSTFLTINPDGVALPCNTANTLPLKFPNVKEYSIKEVWEESEAFNYYRGDKWMKSTCRTCPEKEKDFGGCRCQAFALTGDMHEADPVCDKSIYHNKVLQKVEEALVSSEKPIYRNRINSIKFSS
- the pqqD gene encoding pyrroloquinoline quinone biosynthesis peptide chaperone PqqD → MHKEKLLVINEHFQLQYEEAQECFVLLYPEGMVQLNQSAGEIMNLCDGTNTSIDITNILEKKFNIKDLQKDVVAFLEEAINRKWVFYGN
- the pqqC gene encoding pyrroloquinoline-quinone synthase PqqC codes for the protein MSKVLNKNDFELKLRDMGRMYHIHHPFHIRMYQGECSKEEIQGWVANRFYYQTAIPIKDAAIMSNNPPLEDRRKWIDRIIDHDSVGGGIEAWLELGEAVGLKKEDLLSHKFVLPAVKFAVDAYVNFAKQSPWKEAAMSSLTEMFAPQIHQQRLDTWPKNYPWIEQKGLRYFQKRLSEARRDVQHGLSLTLEEFNTLQLQERACEILQFKLDILWTICDALYLAYELKRPPYFNIKDCHAQRKITSN
- the pqqB gene encoding pyrroloquinoline quinone biosynthesis protein PqqB; the encoded protein is MRIEILGSSAGGGLPQFNCNCNNCKGYREGKKSIKRRTQSSITISEDGENWVLFNTSPDILEQIHNSSFLHPTKPRETKIKAIIFIDAQIDHTTGLLMLREGCPHEVYCTKEVNEELNTSFPLFKMLEHWDGGGTIYNEIIPNSKSFELPIMPNHEFYALPLISNAPPYSKYRDKPRSGDNIGIVVKNKLTGKKLFYLPGLGVLEKHIIKEMSQADILLVDGTLWTNDEMIKNGFSQKLGTDMGHIPLSGEHGLIKILDTLDKPRKILIHINNTNPILDETSKEYTELISHDIEISYDGMSIEI
- the pqqA gene encoding pyrroloquinoline quinone precursor peptide PqqA, whose protein sequence is MKWETPTFVDNRFGFEVTMYICHE
- a CDS encoding pentapeptide repeat-containing protein; this encodes MKNMILILLVFFSFCKADINEELYPTINGCKLEPKTNCPNVDLSNQNLSDLDLKDSNLEGANFEGAVLDGVDLSHSKLKGANFKNAKLRHAILNQSDMSRTNLENVNLARADLRHANIRATKAYNANFDGVNAWALFGQGGKYDGASFYGANLNFARMSGASMKDCNFQASNLEAARMGSIDFSGSNFTNANLQEVKIPNSSLYKANLTGARLHYGNFADVLMDKCINCPVDW
- a CDS encoding methanol/ethanol family PQQ-dependent dehydrogenase — encoded protein: MSNHLVRKVAAVTLLGLLGVQAGFADTKTSKVTWNDILNDQESTENVLGYGMGPKAQRYSKLTQINTKTVKDLVPVWSYSFGGEKQRGQESQALVHDGIIYVTGSYSRLFALDAKTGKRIWEYSHRLPGDIRPCCDVVNRGAAIFGDKVFFGTLDAGIVALNKDTGKVVWKKRFGYDDNPKRGYKDGYTMTGAPTIVKDKKTGKVLLVHGSSGDEFGVLGKLFALDPDTGKEVWMRPLVEGHYGRLNGKKSTPSGDPKAPSWPNDPKNPTGKKTAWSHGGGAPWQSASYDVKTNTIIIGTGNPAPWNTWERTADGGDPRDWDSLYTSGQIGIDPTTGDIKWFYQHTPNDGWDFSGNNELVLFDYVENGKTIKATAHADRNGFFYVINRENMKKAKHQREDQARRFIKAFPFVDKITWASHIDEKTGRPVVDINQYPPLPKEGESKGKAIQVAPPFLGGKNWNPMAYSQDTGLFYLGANHWEEDYWTTPIKYKKGAAYLGQGFKIKKTYDDHVGVLRAVDPVKGEIVWSHKEKLPLWAGVLATKGGLVFTGTGEGYVKAFDAKTGEELWKFQTGSGIISCPITWEEDGEQYIGLASGYGGAVPLWGGDMAKLTKTVSQGGSFWVFKIKK